One genomic segment of Hordeum vulgare subsp. vulgare chromosome 2H, MorexV3_pseudomolecules_assembly, whole genome shotgun sequence includes these proteins:
- the LOC123428758 gene encoding anthocyanidin 5,3-O-glucosyltransferase-like, translating into MSVCIFSLVQSELHSNSSRVDIHFVLKLDVAQLVSALVCNRKVLGPVPTGALPRVTLPSDVRARSDQDKILGRACASIPNLREFLRSTTPALAALVIDSFCSGALDVGAELGIPTYFFLTTCTACLAFSLHKPAIDEQQQIALSFRDLAGVFVRAPGVPPIPVDHLPAFLLDRGSLSSRFFLELPERLCNSQGLIVNSCRYLEPRATDAIVSGLCTYRGRQTPPLYCIGPLIRPEEAGTKRHECLAWLDGQPKASVVFLSFGSLGRFSAEQIKQMAAGLETSGQRFLWVVRRPTTGDEHQPADDLDALFPEGFLYRTKERGLVVMSWAPQREVLAHGAVGGFVTHCGWNSVLEAVMAGVPMLAWPLYAEQRMNKVFLVEEMQLAVAMEGYVKEMVEAREVAAKVRWLVDSDGGRELRQRTLAAMRQAKEALDDGGESRTALLHLVRVQKRRRQLVEIMESSTEEAAFKCYFHLISEHVLTSEMLETAYRYRVCVSAYWNHSSFIVHVF; encoded by the coding sequence gccccgtccccactggtGCACTCCCCCGTGTCACGCTCCCCTCCGACGTGCGCGCTCGGAGTGACCAGGACAAGATTCTCGGGCGCGCATGCGCCTCCATCCCGAACCTCCGTGAGTTCCTACGCTCCACCACCCCGGCCCTGGCCGCTCTCGTCATCGATTCCTTCTGCAGCGGCGCCCTTGACGTCGGCGCCGAGCTCGGCATTCCGACCTACTTCTTCCTCACCACTTGCACCGCCTGCCTCGCCTTCAGTCTCCACAAGCCAGCCATCGATGAGCAGCAGCAGATCGCTCTCAGCTTCCGAGACCTCGCCGGTGTCTTTGTGCGCGCCCCGGGAGTGCCACCGATTCCGGTAGATCACCTCCCCGCGTTTCTCCTGGATCGCGGCAGCTTGAGCAGTAGGTTCTTCCTGGAACTGCCCGAACGGTTGTGCAACTCGCAGGGCCTTATTGTCAACAGCTGCCGCTACTTGGAGCCGCGCGCCACTGACGCCATCGTCTCCGGCCTCTGCACGTACCGCGGACGGCAAACGCCACCGTTGTACTGCATAGGGCCCCTGATAAGGCCCGAGGAGGCTGGGACCAAGCGCCACGAGTGCCTCGCGTGGCTCGACGGCCAGCCGAAGGCAAGTGTGGTATTTCTCAGTTTCGGCAGCTTGGGCCGGTTCAGCGCGGAGCAGATCAAGCAGATGGCGGCGGGCCTGGAGACGAGCGGGCAACGGTTCTTGTGGGTTGTCCGGCGCCCTACCACAGGTGATGAGCACCAGCCGGCCGACGACCTCGACGCTCTCTTTCCAGAAGGCTTTCTGTACCGGACGAAGGAGAGGGGACTGGTTGTCATGTCGTGGGCCCCGCAACGGGAAGTGCTCGCCCACGGCGCGGTGGGCGGGTTCGTGACGCACTGCGGATGGAACTCGGTGCTTGAGGCGGTCATGGCGGGCGTGCCGATGCTGGCGTGGCCTCTGTACGCCGAGCAGCGCATGAACAAGGTGTTCTTGGTCGAGGAGATGCAGCTGGCCGTGGCCATGGAAGGGTATGTCAAAGAAATGGTGGAAGCCCGGGAGGTGGCGGCAAAGGTGAGGTGGCTGGTTGACTCCGACGGTGGGCGGGAGCTCCGGCAGCGGACTCTCGCGGCCATGCGGCAGGCGAAGGAGGCTCTGGACGACGGTGGTGAGTCAAGAACAGCGCTGCTGCACCTTGTGAGAGTGCAAAAACGCCGGCGACAGCTAGTGGAAATTATGGAATCGTCAACTGAAGAAGCCGCTTTCAAATGTTATTTCCACCTAATAAGTGAGCATGTGCTGACCTCTGAAATGCTGGAAACAGCATACCGGTATCGTGTATGTGTGTCTGCATATTGGAATCATTCCAGTTTTATTGTTCATGTGTTTTAA